The genomic segment tAATAAGATGGCCAGGTTTAAGTGTTTAATAGAGGAAactagatatatttaaaaatttattgttcaGTCAAGAGAATACAGATTAAGACAGCTCCAAgctcccccccacccacccaaagaacaaaaaggaaaaaaatatgtcatttaCTTAGGTTTTTTTGGAATTCAAAACTGTTAACTGCTGACATGAATGGTGTGCTATGACCTAGTTATACAAGACAAAGATGGATTCCAAGTCATAAGGAAAAATccagatctttttaaaaagtcttctccAGTCTTCCAACTGTGAGTCCTTGGGCCTGTTGACAAATGTTAAACACACTGAGACGTCCTGAACTGGATGGTAGAgtcaaaggaaaaacattccCCATTTGCAACAAAGGAAAAACCCACTTGGCCATTTAATTCCATTGCAGAAAAATGGCTTCCCTCATCTGTTGGCCTCTCCTTCGTGTCTGATGAAGGATGTTTTGAGATCAGCGTCTAATAACTCAAGCCCTATAGAAGCCGCGCGCTGATTGGCTGCCGCGCCCTGCCGCCCTGCTCCAGCCAATTACCTACCCACGGCCAAATTACAAACCCCGAAAAGAGCCCCAATATGAGCTACACCAGCTCCGAGCCCCGGCGAGGCGGCTCCTGCGCCTCGGCCGCCAGAGAGAAGCGGCAGAGGGGGCTGCAAACGCGTCCTCGCGAAGCCCGGGAGCCTCGGAGTTGAACTCACAAAATGGAAGCCGCGCGCTGATTGGCCGCCGCCACTCCCGGACCTTTAataaagaaaggggaaggaaaagataaatgcaaaaaagGGGGACTCTCTCCTCCGCGGGTGGCTGGAGGAAGGGGGGGAAGCATGTGTTCAGGACAATTACAGGGCGATcccctccaaaaataaaaacagaagaaggCTTCTATCGCCCAGGTCCAGGCGAGGGCTACATCCTCCCAGGAATGCGAATGCTAACGTGGTGAACCCTGGTCTCCCCTCCCCAGCTCAGCTGCGGGGAGGGGGTCGCGGGCCGGAGGAGGAAGCTGGAGCGCAGATACCTCGATTGCAACTCCTCTGAGTCGACGCCGGCCTCCCCGCGCGGTTCCCAGCGTCCACACACACCCTCGGCCCCCTAGACCCCAGCCCTCTCCCCGGGTCCCCGCGCGCCCGCCTCCGGCCCGGGCAGTTTGGAAACAGTTTTGCAGGCCCGGGACGCACGCCGCGGCGGCCGCGGCTCGGAGGGTAGTCCCGGCCGCGGGAGGTAGAGCCCGGGGAGACCCCCTCCCCCGCCAGCCAAGACCCCCACCCCAGTcccagaagaataaataaattaaaaggccTTCCCCCGGGGAGGGGGAGGCAGTGTGGGAGCGCGCGAGTGAGGGGTGGGGGGCCGCTGGGGCCCGGGGCTTTGGCGGCGCAGCTGCCGCCGCCGGGAGAGTGCCTGGGGAAGCGgcgaggaaggagaggggaggaggaagaggaggaggaggaggaagaggaggagggtgagCGCTCGGGTCGGGCTCCTTAGCGGTGTATTGTGGGATGTGCGGCTACTGGGAGCCGAGCCTCCGCCGCCAGCCGCCTCccgggcagcagcagcagcagcggcggcggcagcagctcCGGGCCCGGCAGCCGCGGCGGCGGCGCCCCCCCTTCCCGGCCCCCGGTCTGGCCGCCCCGGCCTCGGCTCCCGCGGGGGACACCATGTACTGGCTGGCGGCGCAGGGAGGCCGGCGCCCGGCGGGGATGTAAGCGCGGCTCGGGGAGGGAGAGGCCGCGGCCGGCAGCCGGGCGGCCCGAGCCCCCGGCCCCGGCCCTGGCCCgagcgggcgggcgggcgggcggtggcggcgccgccgccgccgccaggcCCTGCCGCGAGCCCCGCGCCACAGCCGGGCCGAGCGAGCGGGCGAGCGCCACGCCGGGCGGCCGGGCGGGCACCATGGGCCGGAGCCCGCGTCCTCCGGGCGCCCCGGGCCCCGCCAGCCCGCCCCGGGGACCCCCGGGAGCCCCTCGCAGCCGCCCCGAGACGGTGGCCGAGCGGGCGGGCGCGTAATTCTCCCGGAAGGGTTATTCTCTCGCTCCATTCTTGTTTTGGGGGGAGCCAGCGAGACAGCTCCTTTCGGGGCGCGCTGGcaaggtgggagggggtgggggccgGCCGATTGGATTCTTTCGCGTGTGTGTAGaagcggccgccgccgccgcggcgGAGACGACAACAACTTGCTGGTTTTCAGGTTGGGTTAACGGCATGGAGAACAGTcaccccccccaccaccaccaccagcagcccCCGCCGCAGCCCGGCCCTTCGGGCGAGAGGAGGAACCACCATTGGAGAAGTTACAAGTTGATGATTGACCCGGCTCTGAAAAAGGGGCATCATAAACTGTACCGCTACGATGGGCAGCATTTCAGCCTGGCGGTGAGTAGCCGGCGTGCCCCCCCAGCCGTGTCCCCCGCCGCGTCCGGGGGAGACGCGCCTAGCGGCCGGGGACCCCCCGCCCGACCCCCCGGCCAACTGTCAGACGGGGCCCCAGCCCTGGAGTTTGACAAGTGCCTGGAGAAAGGGGTCGGCCTCTGGGGAGGGCGACCAGCCCTCCCATCCCGGCCCCCCAATTTCTCCCTACAGATGTCCAGCAACCGCCCGGTGGAAATTGTCGAAGATCCCCGGGTCGTCGGGATCTGGACCAAAAACAAGGAGCTGGAGCTGTCGGTGCCCAAATTCAAAGTAGgacccctccccactgccccgccgtccctcccccacctccccgaGTTCGAAAATAACGCCAGTCCTGACCGAGCCCGGCCAGATTCCCAGTTCCCGCCGTCCGGGGCCAGGGAAGTTTTGGCGGGGAGGGGTAGAGCGCTGGCGAGAGGGTGTCCCCTCTCAGCTACTGTAAACAAAATAACACTGGGTGAAACTGTAATCACGGCGTAGATACAGTGTCCTGCACGCCCCGCGGGGGGCTCCAGTCCGCCCGGGGGCTTGGCCCCGAGACTCTCCCCTCTCGCCAGCCCCCTAAAAGACAACTTCCTAAGCCCGAGGGGTCGCCCCTGACCCGGCAGCAGGAAGAGGAGGCCAGAATGGGGGGTGGGGAAAGAGAAactgtttctttttcccctttccttccgaACCCAGAGGACTTCCACGTTCCAAACGATTTAATCCTCCGCTTCCCGGGCCCGCCCGCGTGCatttcccccccccccaaaaatttttttttttttagttttttttaccCTTTATTGTTTTCAACGGGCGGGCGAgttgcggggggcgggggggaatgTTGTGTTTTCCCTTAGGTTTAAACGTTCTCCAAACTCCCTTCCCCCTCGGCCCCTGCCAGATCGATGAGTTCTACGTGGGCCCGGTGCCTCCGAAGCAGGTGACATTTGCCAAGCTGAATGATAACATCCGCGAAAACTTCCTGAGGGACATGTGCAAGAAGtatggggaggtggaggaggtggagatttTGTACAACCCGAAGACCAAGAAGCACCTGGGCATCGCCAAGGTGGTCTTTGCCACTGTCCGGGGAGCCAAGGATGCCGTTCAGCACTTGCACAGCACTTCCGTCATGGGCAATATTATCCACGTGGAGCTGGACACCAAAGGTGAGCCCGGCAGGGGAGGAGCGCGGGGAGACCTGTCAGCCCGACCCTTTCCCTCCCCGTCCCTCCTGCAGCGGGGGGAGGACCACCCCCACTCTTCCTTGGAATCCCCCCCGCGACGCCCCACaacctgatttattttcttagccCCCTCCTGAGGGTAGAGTCGCGTGGAGCTAAATGTGTTGTCTGTTGCTAGGAGACAGTCTGTAATTTACCAACTGTGCAGGTCCTTGGCCACCGCACCCCTAGGGACCACCCAGAGGCTTCCCCACCGCTGACACCCCCGCAGGCCCCCTCTCTGAGCCCTGGTGGCCTGGGTTTTGACAGTCCCCAGCGTTGCCTGTGTTAGGGGAAGAGGCAGAGTTTGTTTACTTGTGGGGGACTGAGGGAGTGCCACTAGGATGCCTTTAAATACATCGAGAGAAGGTCTGGAAACTAAAAAGAGAGTCCTCTAAGGATCCAGGGTGTCCCCCGCTCCCTTGCCCCCCTTCCCCCCTGGAAGTGGCAGCCAATCTGGGGCCGGGAGTGTTGTTTCATTGATAAGGTTCCCGATAGAGCCGCCAGGGAAGAGCAGAGCCGGGAAGAGCCGGGTGGGCGGCTCTGGGTGCTCAAGGGTTGACACTGtgtctttcctcctctttcttaaAGAGACCGCAGCACCTCCCCTGCTCTGGAATCAGCTGGGTGCTCTCTGgagctggctggggaggccaTACCTTTCACCCTGTGGGTCTTTGGAGGCCCCTGCAGGACCAAGGGGCTTGTAGGACTCCAGGGCATTCCCCAAAGTGTGCCTGAGGCCTCTTTAGGGCAGCTCCCATCAATAAAAGAAGGTGCTGAGTGCTTTGAGGGCCAACCAGCTAAGTGGGGAGATGCCATTCAGTCCCTAGCCCACCCGGGTCCCCTGGGAAACCCTGCTTGGGAGGGCAAAAGTGCAGCTTCCAGGAATTTTGTGAGCATGGGGTTCAGGGGCAACTGGGACACACCAAacccaaggcaggaaaatcagaacttttctttttttgcgtTTAATGATTAAAATGTATTGACCCAGCTGTAAGCCGGTGCCGGGGGTGGTGATGATTATTCCACGCACACTTGCCGAGCCTGTGCCTGGTTCTGTTTCTCCTCTCAGGGCACAGCCCTCTTTTTTGTCCAGTCCACAGTCCCTCCCGCCTCTTTCCCTAGCTTCTCAGTCTCTGGGGTTGGGGGGCAGTGAGGACCTTGGGTGGTTGCAGCATGATTTCTTCCTGATAATCGAATTGAATGTGGCACCCCCTTCCCTATCACGTGCCCACATTTTAAGGAGCAGCCAGGTCTcaacaaaatttcatttttgcaaaacaaacaaacaaa from the Macaca thibetana thibetana isolate TM-01 chromosome 11, ASM2454274v1, whole genome shotgun sequence genome contains:
- the LOC126931670 gene encoding translation initiation factor IF-2-like; amino-acid sequence: MVPARPPGVALARSLGPAVARGSRQGLAAAAAPPPPARPPARARAGAGGSGRPAAGRGLSLPEPRLHPRRAPASLRRQPVHGVPRGSRGRGGQTGGREGGPHIPQYTAKEPDPSAHPPPLPPPPPLPPPLSFLAASPGTLPAAAAAPPKPRAPAAPHPSLARSHTASPSPGEGLLIYLFFWDWGGGLGWRGRGSPRALPPAAGTTLRAAAAAACVPGLQNCFQTARAGGGRAGTRGEGWGLGGRGCVWTLGTARGGRRRLRGVAIEVREWRRPISARLPFCEFNSEAPGLREDAFAAPSAASLWRPRRRSRLAGARSWCSSYWGSFRGL